The Prionailurus viverrinus isolate Anna unplaced genomic scaffold, UM_Priviv_1.0 scaffold_35, whole genome shotgun sequence genome window below encodes:
- the CBX1 gene encoding chromobox protein homolog 1 — MGKKQNKKKVEEVLEEEEEEYVVEKVLDRRVVKGKVEYLLKWKGFSDEDNTWEPEENLDCPDLIAEFLQSQKTAHETDKSEGGKRKADSDSEDKGEESKPKKKKEESEKPRGFARGLEPERIIGATDSSGELMFLMKWKNSDEADLVPAKEANVKCPQVVISFYEERLTWHSYPSEDDDKKDDKN, encoded by the exons AtggggaagaaacaaaacaagaagaaagtggaggaggtgctagaagaggaggaagaggaatatGTGGTGGAAAAAGTTCTTGACCGTCGAGTGGTAAAGGGCAAAGTGGAGTACCTCCTAAAGTGGAAGGGGTTCTCAGA TGAGGATAACACGTGGGAGCCAGAAGAGAACCTGGATTGCCCTGATCTCATTGCTGAATTTCTACAGTCACAGAAAACAGCACATGAGACAGATAAATCAGAGGGAGGCAAGCGCAAAGCTGACTCTGATTCTGAAGATAAGGGAGAGGAGAGCAaaccaaagaagaagaaagaagag TCAGAAAAGCCACGAGGCTTTGCCCGGGGTTTGGAGCCAGAGCGAATTATTGGAGCTACAGACTCCAGTGGAGAACTCATGTTCCTGATGAAATG GAAAAATTCTGATGAGGCTGACCTAGTCCCTGCCAAGGAAGCCAATGTCAAGTGCCCACAGGTGGTCATCTCCTTCTATGAGGAAAGGCTGACGTGGCATTCTTACCCCTCGGAGGATGATGACAAAAAAGATGACAAGAATTAA